One window from the genome of Pseudomonas fluorescens encodes:
- a CDS encoding 1-acylglycerol-3-phosphate O-acyltransferase — MLFVLRMLLMGLHFVLAGVLGVILGLCRPFNPDNSRLCARLYALPAMCILRLRVRTQVDTLVDKPNGCVIIANHQSNYDLFMFGNVVPRRTVCIGKKSLKWVPLFGQLFWLAGNVLIDRGNAIKARQSMLTTTHTLQHEDTSIWVFPEGTRNLGEDLLPFKKGAFQMAIAAGVPIIPVCVSSYIKHMRLDRWRSGDILIRSLPAIPTAGLSMDDMPRLIAQCREQMRECIATMDRQLQAA; from the coding sequence ATGCTGTTTGTATTGCGTATGTTGTTGATGGGCCTGCACTTTGTCCTGGCGGGTGTGCTCGGGGTGATTCTGGGCCTGTGCAGACCGTTCAATCCGGACAACAGCCGTTTATGCGCAAGGCTGTACGCATTGCCGGCCATGTGCATCTTGCGCCTGCGGGTCCGGACGCAGGTCGACACGCTAGTGGATAAACCCAACGGCTGCGTCATCATCGCCAACCATCAGTCCAATTATGACTTGTTCATGTTCGGCAACGTGGTGCCGCGCCGCACCGTGTGCATCGGCAAGAAGAGCCTGAAATGGGTGCCGCTGTTCGGGCAATTGTTCTGGCTGGCAGGCAATGTGTTGATCGACCGTGGCAACGCGATCAAGGCGCGACAGTCAATGCTGACCACCACCCATACGTTGCAGCACGAGGACACTTCGATCTGGGTTTTTCCGGAAGGCACGCGTAATCTGGGCGAGGACCTGCTGCCGTTCAAGAAAGGCGCATTCCAAATGGCAATCGCCGCCGGAGTCCCGATTATTCCGGTGTGCGTCAGCAGCTACATCAAGCACATGCGCCTCGATCGCTGGCGCAGTGGTGACATCCTCATACGCTCATTGCCGGCGATTCCTACGGCCGGATTGAGCATGGATGACATGCCCCGGCTCATCGCCCAATGCCGTGAACAAATGCGTGAGTGCATTGCGACAATGGACCGGCAGTTACAAGCCGCGTAA
- a CDS encoding crotonase/enoyl-CoA hydratase family protein yields the protein MSDLIAYHLEDGIATLTLNNGKVNAISPDVIAAFNAALDQATADRAVVIITGQPGILSGGYDLKVMTAGPKEAVSLVTAGSTLARRLLSHPFPVVVACPGHAVAKGAFLLLSADYRIGVEGPFSIGLNEVQIGMTMHHAGIELARDRLRKSAFHRSVINAEMFNPQSAVDAGFLDKVVSAEELQGAALEAARQLKKINMSAHKNTKLKVRKALLETLDTAILLDQEHMG from the coding sequence ATGAGCGACTTGATTGCCTACCATCTCGAAGACGGTATCGCGACCCTGACCTTGAACAACGGCAAGGTCAATGCCATCTCGCCGGACGTGATTGCCGCGTTCAACGCTGCGCTGGACCAGGCGACGGCGGATCGGGCGGTGGTGATCATTACCGGGCAGCCGGGGATTCTGTCGGGTGGCTACGATCTGAAGGTGATGACCGCCGGCCCCAAGGAAGCGGTAAGCCTGGTTACGGCCGGCTCGACGCTGGCCCGTCGCCTGTTGTCGCACCCCTTCCCTGTCGTTGTCGCTTGCCCGGGGCATGCGGTGGCCAAGGGTGCGTTCCTGCTGTTGTCGGCGGATTACCGCATTGGTGTGGAAGGGCCGTTCAGCATCGGCCTGAACGAGGTGCAGATCGGCATGACCATGCACCACGCCGGTATCGAGCTGGCTCGTGATCGCCTGCGCAAGTCGGCGTTTCACCGTTCGGTGATCAATGCCGAGATGTTCAATCCCCAGAGCGCTGTGGATGCGGGCTTCCTCGACAAGGTGGTGTCGGCCGAGGAACTGCAAGGTGCGGCCCTGGAAGCAGCGCGCCAGTTGAAGAAAATCAACATGTCCGCCCACAAGAACACCAAGCTGAAAGTTCGCAAGGCCCTGCTGGAGACGCTGGACACTGCGATTTTGCTGGATCAGGAGCATATGGGCTGA
- a CDS encoding magnesium and cobalt transport protein CorA, whose amino-acid sequence MGRVVAAAVYSAGKKITNITLDEGSAWAAKPGHFVWIGLEEPSALELTNLQRQFNLHELAIEDAMEKHSRPKLETFGDALFIVTYSPIRKDGKLQFIETHIFAGKGYIITARNGHSASYAHVRQRCEARPILLEHGEDFVLYAILDFVIENYQPVGEAIHAEIDELERNVLCSALNERDIQNLHSLRRDVLRLRRYAAPMVEISEELQRLDFPFIDKNMGPYFRDVQIHVTRQMEDLATLADIASQTIEIGVLLEASRQSVVQRKFAAWAAILAFPTAVAGIYGMNFENMPELTWHYGYFLVLGFIGVGCTALWASFKRSGWL is encoded by the coding sequence ATGGGTAGAGTCGTTGCTGCTGCGGTTTACAGCGCCGGTAAGAAAATCACCAACATCACCCTCGACGAAGGCAGCGCCTGGGCTGCCAAACCTGGTCATTTTGTGTGGATCGGTCTTGAAGAGCCCAGTGCCCTGGAGCTGACCAACCTGCAACGTCAATTCAACCTGCACGAATTGGCCATCGAAGACGCCATGGAGAAACACAGCCGGCCCAAGTTGGAAACCTTTGGCGATGCGCTGTTTATCGTCACGTATTCGCCAATACGCAAGGACGGCAAGCTGCAGTTCATCGAAACCCATATCTTTGCCGGCAAGGGCTACATCATCACCGCTCGCAACGGTCATTCAGCCTCCTACGCCCATGTCCGACAGCGTTGTGAGGCTCGACCTATCCTGCTGGAGCACGGCGAAGATTTCGTGCTCTACGCCATCCTCGATTTCGTGATCGAAAACTACCAGCCTGTGGGTGAAGCCATTCACGCCGAGATCGATGAGCTGGAGCGCAACGTGCTGTGCAGCGCCCTGAATGAGCGAGACATCCAGAACCTGCACAGCCTGCGCCGCGATGTATTGCGCCTGCGTCGTTACGCGGCGCCCATGGTGGAGATCAGCGAGGAACTGCAGCGGCTGGACTTCCCCTTTATCGACAAGAACATGGGGCCGTACTTCCGCGACGTACAGATCCACGTCACGCGGCAAATGGAAGACTTGGCCACCCTGGCGGACATCGCCAGCCAGACCATTGAAATCGGGGTGCTGCTGGAAGCCTCGCGCCAGAGCGTGGTGCAGCGCAAATTTGCAGCGTGGGCGGCGATTCTGGCATTCCCCACCGCGGTGGCCGGGATCTATGGGATGAACTTCGAGAACATGCCGGAGTTGACCTGGCACTACGGCTACTTTCTGGTGCTCGGATTCATCGGGGTGGGATGTACGGCTTTGTGGGCGAGTTTCAAGCGGTCGGGATGGTTGTAG
- a CDS encoding amidotransferase — protein sequence MSLRICILETDILRPELVDQYQGYGQMFQRLFSQQPIAAEFIVYNVMEGHYPSDDEQFDAYLVTGSKADSFGTDPWIQTLKTYLLERYQRGDKLLGVCFGHQLLALLLGGKTERATQGWGVGTHRYKLAAKAPWMSPVMEELTLLISHQDQVTQLPESATVIASSDFCPFAAYHINDQVLCFQGHPEFIHDYSRALLEIRQQHLGEQIYSQGMASLAHEHHGTTVAEWMMRFVAHKPQAETTQG from the coding sequence TTACGGGCAGATGTTCCAGCGCCTGTTTTCACAGCAGCCCATCGCGGCCGAATTCATCGTGTACAACGTGATGGAGGGGCATTACCCCAGCGATGACGAGCAGTTCGACGCTTACCTGGTGACTGGCAGCAAGGCTGACTCCTTCGGCACCGACCCTTGGATTCAAACCCTCAAGACCTACCTGCTGGAGCGCTACCAGCGGGGCGATAAATTGCTCGGTGTGTGCTTTGGCCATCAGCTCTTGGCGTTGTTGCTGGGCGGCAAGACCGAACGCGCCACCCAAGGCTGGGGTGTCGGCACCCATCGCTACAAACTTGCCGCCAAGGCGCCGTGGATGAGCCCGGTGATGGAAGAGCTGACCTTGCTGATCAGCCACCAGGACCAGGTCACCCAACTGCCCGAAAGCGCGACCGTCATCGCCTCCAGCGATTTCTGCCCGTTCGCCGCCTATCACATCAACGACCAGGTGCTGTGCTTCCAGGGCCACCCGGAGTTCATCCACGATTATTCCCGGGCCTTGCTGGAGATTCGTCAGCAACACCTCGGCGAACAGATCTACAGCCAGGGCATGGCGAGCCTGGCCCACGAGCACCACGGCACCACGGTGGCGGAGTGGATGATGCGTTTCGTTGCACACAAGCCGCAGGCCGAAACCACCCAAGGCTAA